A portion of the Candidatus Binatia bacterium genome contains these proteins:
- the carA gene encoding glutamine-hydrolyzing carbamoyl-phosphate synthase small subunit produces MSPVVSKAETREEAVLVLADGTSFRGRAFGAAGEASGEVVFNTSMSGYQEILTDPSYEGQMVAMTYPEIGNVGVNPEDVESGRPHVGGFIVREYWPEPSSWRAKLSLGDYMREHGIVGIEDIDTRSLVRHVRDTGAQQAILSPAVEDIAPLIARAAALPSLEGQDLASRVTCDSAYDWSEGGWTLGSGYEVREPGQYFVVAFDFGLKRNILRGLVEAGCRVRVVPAHTPAAEVLAMKPDGIFLSNGPGDPDAVAGARENVAQLIGERPIFGICLGHQILGLALGGKTYKLKFGHHGANHPVKDLATGKVEITSQNHGFAVDTDSLQGTAVLSHVNLNDNTVAGLRHETLPLFSVQYHPEASPGPRDSNYLFQRFVEMMEANPR; encoded by the coding sequence ATGAGTCCTGTCGTATCCAAAGCCGAAACCCGTGAGGAGGCTGTGCTCGTCCTGGCGGACGGGACCTCGTTCCGTGGGCGGGCCTTCGGTGCCGCGGGTGAGGCGTCGGGTGAAGTGGTCTTCAATACCTCGATGTCGGGGTATCAGGAGATTCTGACGGACCCCTCCTACGAAGGGCAGATGGTCGCGATGACGTATCCGGAAATCGGAAACGTCGGCGTGAACCCGGAAGATGTGGAATCGGGCCGGCCCCATGTCGGCGGATTTATCGTTCGGGAGTATTGGCCCGAGCCCTCGAGTTGGCGCGCCAAGCTGAGTCTCGGCGACTATATGAGAGAACATGGCATTGTGGGCATCGAGGATATTGATACCCGCTCTCTGGTGCGCCACGTGCGCGACACCGGAGCGCAGCAGGCCATTCTCAGCCCTGCGGTCGAGGATATTGCGCCGCTGATCGCGCGAGCCGCCGCATTGCCTTCTCTCGAGGGACAGGACCTGGCCAGTCGCGTAACCTGCGATTCGGCTTACGATTGGTCCGAGGGGGGGTGGACGCTCGGCAGCGGCTATGAAGTTCGGGAGCCCGGCCAGTATTTCGTCGTGGCTTTCGATTTTGGCCTGAAGCGTAATATTCTGCGCGGGCTCGTCGAGGCGGGATGTCGCGTGCGCGTGGTTCCCGCGCATACCCCGGCGGCCGAAGTGCTTGCGATGAAGCCCGACGGGATTTTCCTCTCGAATGGCCCGGGCGATCCGGATGCGGTCGCCGGTGCCCGAGAAAATGTCGCGCAGTTGATCGGAGAGCGTCCGATCTTCGGCATTTGCCTGGGGCATCAGATTCTTGGTCTCGCGCTGGGTGGCAAGACCTACAAGCTGAAGTTCGGTCATCACGGCGCCAATCATCCCGTGAAGGATCTGGCTACGGGTAAAGTCGAGATCACATCCCAGAATCATGGGTTTGCGGTCGATACCGACTCTCTGCAAGGGACAGCCGTCCTGTCGCATGTCAATCTGAACGACAATACGGTCGCCGGATTGCGGCACGAGACGCTGCCGCTCTTTTCGGTTCAGTATCACCCCGAAGCATCCCCGGGTCCTCGCGACTCGAATTACCTTTTTCAAAGATTTGTTGAGATGATGGAGGCGAATCCGCGTTAA